AATTCTTCCTGTTCTTTGGCAGGGTAGAATGAAAGCGCTTTTTCAAGCAATGCTTTCAACTCGTTCAAGAATGGGTAGCGGGGATTGAATTCATACGGTCGAGTCCGCCCGATGGAGCGGCTGACGAGAACGCTGCCTTTCTCGAACTTGTCCAATTGCATTTGGATGGGTTTCAGGTCCGTGTTGTAAAAACTGGCGATTTCACGCGCGTAGCCTTCTTCCCGCGTGAAGATATAGAGTAAAACCCTTTCGGCATTTTTGGAACCTAGAAGTACTTCGATCATGGGATCTCTCCTGACGTCTAATTGACGTTTTATGACTTCGAATTTACGTCATTGTATCATGATGGGAAGATGAACGGCGGGAGAGGGTGCTGAGTGAGATGGGATTGAGAGTGGTCAGGTTTGGGAATGATGAGGAACCTGTCCGCGATGGTGGGGCTTTGGGAATGATGAGGTGATTGACGGAAAATCCTCCTGTAATCGTTGTACAATGAAATCGTGGTGAACAGGAGGAGCCAATGAAAACATGGAATTGCAAGTATCTATGGATTGGCTTTGCGCTTCTCATCGGTGTTACGGGGTTTTTTGTAATAATTGGAATTCAGCCAAAGTCCAGTTTGCTCGATCCTGAAATAAAACTTGTGCGTAAGTTTGCCGTCGTCAACGACCCCGTCCTGGCGGAGATGCTGGAGCGAAGCGTCGTGTTCATCCCTGCAGGCAATTTCATCCGTGGTAATGACGCGGGAAATTACAATGAGGGTCCATTACAGACAGTTTATCTGGATGCGTTCGAGATCGACCGCTTTGAAGTGACGAACATCCAATACAGCCGATTTTTGTTGGCGACAGACAACAAACCTCCACCGTATTGGACGGGCGGCGCCTATCCATCCGGTCAGGCAGACAATCCGGTTGTTGGTATCAGTTGGGAAGATGCAAATGAATATTGCACCTGGGTGGGAAAGCGCATGCCGACCGAAGCCGAATGGGAAAAGGCTTGCCGCGGC
This portion of the Anaerolineales bacterium genome encodes:
- a CDS encoding ArsR family transcriptional regulator, which produces MIEVLLGSKNAERVLLYIFTREEGYAREIASFYNTDLKPIQMQLDKFEKGSVLVSRSIGRTRPYEFNPRYPFLNELKALLEKALSFYPAKEQEELKMYRRRPRARGKTL
- a CDS encoding SUMF1/EgtB/PvdO family nonheme iron enzyme — encoded protein: MKTWNCKYLWIGFALLIGVTGFFVIIGIQPKSSLLDPEIKLVRKFAVVNDPVLAEMLERSVVFIPAGNFIRGNDAGNYNEGPLQTVYLDAFEIDRFEVTNIQYSRFLLATDNKPPPYWTGGAYPSGQADNPVVGISWEDANEYCTWVGKRMPTEAEWEKACRGPDGNLYPWGNRWNRQLANVDHWTSPLTQPERDGSPTAWANAWNLLQATPGVDQLGLRPIGSYPAGASYYGVMDMVGNVSEWVYDWYNWGDYSQLPARNPVNLEPEWNHVIRGSAWHDPAADLDQVAVSSLCSTRSSAHSISEPRTGFRCARSVNVEGN